The Mesorhizobium opportunistum WSM2075 DNA window GTCACTTCGGCGATCAAATTGTCCGTCGACGATCGGCTGTGCATCCCGGTGCCGCTCTATCACTGCTTCGGCATGTCGATGGGCACGATGGGTTGCGTCTCGAAGGGCGCGACCATGGTTTTCCCGGGCGAGGGCTTCGATGCCGGCGCCACGCTGAAAGCCGTGGCGCAGGAGCGTTGCACCGGGCTCTATGGCGTGCCGACCATGTTTGTCGGCCTGCTCGATCATCCGGATTTCCAATCCTTCGATCTCTCCAGCCTGCGCACCGGCATCATGGCCGGCTCGCCATGCCCGATCGAGGTGATGAAGAAGGTGGTGTCGCTGATGCATATGTCGCAGGTGACCATCGCCTACGGCATGACCGAAACCAGCCCGGTGTCGTTCCAGAGCGGTGTCGACGATCCCCTGGAAAAGCGCGTCTCGACCGTCGGGCGCATTCATCCTCATGTCGAGGTCAAAGCGGTCGATGCCGACGGCGCCACGGTTGCGGTGGGCGCGCCGGGCGAGTTGTGCACACGCGGTTATTCGGTGATGAAGGGCTACTGGGACGACGACGACAAGACCCGCGAGGCGATCGATAGCGACGGCTGGATGCACACCGGCGACCTCGCCACCATCGATGCCGAGGGCTATTGCAACATCGTCGGCCGGGTCAAGGACATGGTCATCCGCGGCGGCGAGAACGTCTACCCGAGAGAGGTGGAGGAATTCCTCTACCGCCATCCCAAGGTCAGGGAAGTGCAGGTGTTCGGCATTCCCGACACCAAATATGGCGAGGAGCTGTGCGCCTGGATCGTGCTCAAGCCCGGCCAGATCGCCACCGAGCAGGAGATCAAGAACTTCTGCTCCGGCCAGATCGCCCACTATAAGATCCCCCGCCACATCCGCTTCCGCACCGAATTGCCGATGACGGTGACCGGCAAGCCGCAAAAATTCCTGATGCGCGAAGCGATGGTGGAGGAACTGGGACTGGTGACGCAGAAGACGGCGTGAGGGGCGGGCGCCTCGATTTTGTCGTTGCGCTCGATAATGCCAAGGTCGCGCGACCTTGCGACATCTTCAGGAGCCGCGGACACATGGGGGGCTTGCATGACTGGTTTCCGACGATCGGCGGTTTCCTACGCGATGCCCCTCGCTGCGCTGGCGATGGCTGTCGCGGTCAGAGCCAGCGGGCTGTCGGTGGACCAGGGTTCGTTGAATGCCAGGATCCTTGTCGGTGCGCTGTCGAGTGCGATCATGTTCGTCACCATTTTCGTGGTGCTCGACCACGCCGAGGCGGTAGCTCGGCGGGTAGGGGAGCCGTACGGCACGCTGGTGCTGACGTTTGCCGTCACGGCGATCGAAGTGTCGATCATTGTTTCCATGATGCTGCATGGAGAGAACAACCCGACGCTGGCACGGGAATCCGTCTTCTCGACGGTAATGATCACGTCCACCGGCGTTGTCGGCATGTGTCTCGCGCTTGGCGGCTGGCGTCATCGCAAGCAGGCCATCGTTCGGCAAGGGACCAGTGCCTATCTGGCGGTTCTGATCGCGCTGACCGTCATGACGCTTATTCTGCCGACCTACACCCAGACTACGGATCCCGGCACGTTTTCGGCAGCCCAACTTGGTTTCGTCAGCGTCCTTTCAGTGCTGCTCTATGCAAGCTTCGTGTTCGCGCAGACCGTCCGGCACCGGGAAGACTTTATTCAGGGACAACCACACGACGTTTCGGTGCGCGCTGCCCCTCAGGAGAACATCTCTGCCAGTGCTCTGCTGCTGATGGCCGGGCTGATCGGAATTGTCATGCTCGCCGAGCAGGTCGCGGCAAGCGTCGAAGATACGCTCGTAGCCTACCAGGTGACCCAGGCTGACAGCATTGTGGGGGCAATGATCGCGGGGCTGGTGTTGATGCCGGAGGCCATTTCGGCGGTGCGCGCTTCACTCAACAATGAGCTGCAGCGCGGCTTGAATGTCGCGATGGGTTCGGCTTGCGCCACGATCGGCCTCACCATACCGGGAGTTGCTGCCGCCAGCCTGCTGACGGGGAGAGGACTGACCTTGGGGCTGCCGGCTGCCGATGCGGTCCTTTTGGTCTTGGCGCTTTTCATATGCAATGTAAGCTTCAGCACCGAAAGAACGACGTTCTTGACCGGAATGGTCCATCTCGTAGTTTTTTTCACCTATGTATTTCTGATATTTATACCATGAAGGCTTTGGTGCGAGCGAAGCGCCAGCGGTAGGCATCCTTCATTATCTCAGACCGCGGATTTGAGGTGATCGATGAAAGCGCGCAGCTTCGGCAGGATCTGGCGCTTGCCGGGATGATAGAGGAAGACGCCCGGCGTCGTGGCGGCGATGCTGTCCAGCACCGGCTCGAGTTTTCCCTGCGCTATCGGAGCTTCGGCGACAGGCCGAGGGATCTGCGCCAGCCCGATCCCCCGCATCGCGGCCCCGAGTAATGTCGGATAGTCGTGGGCGATCAGTGGACCCGAGACCATCGCCTCGATCGCCTCGTTGCCGTCGACGAAGGACCACGGCGCGATGGCGCCGTTCGAACGGCGCAAGCGCAGGCAGGCGTGGTGGCGCAAATCCTCCACCCGCTCGGGGCGCCCGTGGCGCTCGAAATAGTCAGGACTGCCGACGACCACGAACGAGAACGACGGCGTCAGTCGCACGGCGACCATGTCGGGGGCGATGAACTGGCCGAGGCGAATGCCGGCATCGAAACCGCCGGTCGCGAGATCGACCATCTCGTCGCTGGCGGCGATCTCCAGTTCGACCTCGGGATAGGCCCGACAGAAGGACGCGATCACCGGCTCCAGGATCAACGGCACCACGGCGCGGGGCACCGACAGGCGCAGCAGACCGGTCGGCCGTTGGCCGACGTCACGGGCGGCCTCGCCCGCGGCGACGATCTCTTCGAAGGCAGGGCCGGCACGGTCGAGGAACCGCTGACCAGCCTCGGTCAAACCGACGCTGCGTGTTGTGCGGACGAATAGCGCGGCGCCGATGCGGGCTTCCAGCGCGCGCACCGCCTGGCTCACGGCGGATGGCGTCACGCCGAGATCGGCGGCGGCGCGGCGGAAGTTGCGGCGCCTGGCGACGGCCAGGAACACCTCGACGCCCTCCAGCGCACCATGCCTCACTGTGTAGTTCTGCTTCATGGGTCGTTGTGATTACAACGGATAGTCGAACGATGCAAGCGGGCCTAACTAGGGAGACGAAGCCAGGAGACATCTTGCGATGACCGATGAATTTGATGGTGTGCGCGAGCACTATCGCGCGACTGGCCTGACCGAGCGGTTGAGGACGGTCCTGGCCGCCCTTGGCCCGGAGGATCAGCTTCTCACGCCCCAGCAATTGGGCACCCTCGACCAATTTCACACCCGTGGGCTTGCGGCGACCGCCGAGCTTGCTCAACTGGCCGGAATCGAGGCGGACATGTCGGTACTGGACGTCGGCTCGGGCATCGGCGGGCCGGCGCGCTTTCTGGCCGCGACCTATGGCTGTCGGGTTACTGGCGTCGATCTCAGCGAGCCTTTCGTGGATGCCGCGCGCTATCTGACCGAGCGCACGGGGCAGAGCGGGCAGCTGTCGTTCCAGACCGCCAGCGCCTTGGAGCTTCCATTCGATGATGGCCGTTTCGACATCGTGCTGCTGCAGCACGTGGCGATGAACATCTCCGACCGGACGCGGCTCTACCGGGAGATTCGGCGCGTGCTGAAGTCAGGCGGCCGGTTTGCCACCTTCGACGTCGTGCTGGCCGGCGGCGAGCCGCATTATCCGCTTCCCTGGGCGCGAACACCGGCGACGAGCTTTCTGCTGACAATCGACGCGACGCGCAAGGCGATCGAACCGGCCGGCTTCCGCATGCTGGCATGGCAGGACGACACCGAAATCGCCAAGACCTGGTTCGCGCAGTTGCGTGCGTCGGGTCCGCCGCCTTCGCCAAATCTCGGCGTGGTGATGGGATCGGACTTTGCCGAGGTTGCGGCCAATTTGGGGCGAAATCTCATGCAAGGCCGGCTCGGCATCCTGACCGCGGTGTTCGAGGCCGCGTCGACCAACAGCTGACAGGAGACCGGAATGTCGACGGAAGCCCTTTTTCAGACACATCTCGTCCTTGGCTATGTCGTGTGGCTGCTTTGCTTTGGCGCATACGGTCTGCCGTGGCTCGGATCGATGGATCGGATCGCGGCGCAACGCGCTATCGCCACGCTGCACAGCTTCCGCTTCTTTGGCCTGGTCTTCATCCTTCCGGGCGTCGTCGGCCCCGATCTGCCGGCCAGCTTCGCCACCTTTGCCGCCTATGGCGACTTCGCAACCGGGATGCTGGCCATGCTGGCGCTGCTTACCGTCAAGGTACGCCAGCTGTTCTGGGCGTTCGTCGTCGCCTTCAACATCGTTGGCATGGTCGACCTCATCGTCGACTATTATCAGGCCATCCAGGCCGATCTTCCTGCCCATGCGGGGCTGCTGGGCGCCGCCTACGCGATGCCGATCCTCTACGTGCCGCTGCTGATGATCACGCATATCACCGCGTTCTATTTTCTGCTGCGTCCCCACCGGAGCGCATCTCGCGCCATCACGGAGAATGCGAGGGCTTCCTAGATCATCTTGGAGCTCGGCTGCACTTTCGAAGGCAATAGCGGCGAGGCGGAAGCGGATGCTACCGCCGTCCGCTCCCCATCTCGGTCGGCCGTGGCGCCGTGCCGCGCTCCTGCACGAGCGGTCCGAGCAGCACCTCTCCGAACAGCGGCTGGTAGCTCCGGCGCACCGCCGGATCCTCCTTGAAGGACAGCGCATACTGGCCGATCTGGTGGAAATAGGTGATGCGAGCCCTGACCAGGCTTTCGTCCGGGGGATAGCCCATGGCGCGGAACGAGCGGATCAGCAGCGCGATACGCAGATCGTCGATGTCCTTCACCTCCTGCGCCAGTTTTCGGGAGGTTCGCGACCAGTCGCGGATGGCCAGGTCGAGCAGCGGGCTGAACGGTGCTTCGTCGACCCACACATGCACGATGTCGGTGAAGAATTGCAGCCCGTCAATGTCGTGCATCTCGCGCATCGCCCAGAACGGCGCGCAGTTGATGTTGCGCCATTCCTGCAGCAGGCCGCCACGAAGATCGTCCAGGCTGGCAAAGTGGAAATAGAAGCTGCCGCGCGTGACCTTCAACTGCTTGGAGAGGCGGTCGATCTTCACCTCGGCGATGCCACGCTTCTCCAGCACCTTGCGCGCGGCGGCGATCCAGGCGTCGCGGCTGAGCGTCTGCCGCGCGGTCTTCGAACGCGGGGCTGCCTTGGACGGTCTCTTGCCTCTGGCCGGGGCGCTGTCGGCTTTCATGTGATCAAGACCTTCATCGCCATGCGCGACGCCTCCAATCCGTTCGCCGGCTTCGATGCGCTTCGCGACTCTTCGAGGGTCCATCTATCGCGGAACGCGCGACCAGAGCAATTCCAGGAACCGCTCTATGGCAATGCGCTGATCCGCTCCAGCATGAGTTCGAAGAACGGCGCCGGATCGATGCGTCGCAGAACGTTGCAATTCTTGGTGCGGCCGGTCACGTGCCACCAGTCGACCACCGTCATGCCGATCGTCTCCGGCGAGACGATGTCGACCGTCACCGCGCACTGCCGCTGCTCATAGATCTGTGGCGCCAGCAGGTAACCGGTGACGCAGGCATCGTGGATGGGGCGGGCCGGCGTTTCGAATTTGTGGGTGCCGTACTGGCGATAGAAGTCCGCCAGATTGGCGGCTTCGACCGCGGCACGGCTGCCGGTTGCGCGCAGGCGGTCGAGCCACTCGGGCGTCATCAGTGCGGTGTAGGTGCAGTCGATGCCGGCCATGGTCACCGGCACGCCGCTGTCGAACACCTTGTGGGCCGCATGCGGGTCGACGAAGATGTTGAATTCCGCCGCCGGCGTGGCGTTGCCGCCCTGGAAAAAGCCGCCGCCCATCAGCACGACTTCGCGCAGCCGGGGCACGATTCTCGGCTCCATGGTCATGGCCATGGCGAGGTTGGTCATCGGCCCGAGCGTGCAGACGGTCAGTTCGCCTTCCGGCGCCTCCATGATCGTGCGCACCAGGTAATTCACCGCGTGTTCGCTCTGCAGCGGCGTCACGGGTTCGGGAAGATCGGCGCCGTCTAGCCCGGTTTCGCCATGGACATACTCGGCCGTGATCAGCTTGCGCACCATCGGCGCCGGGCATCCGGCATGGACCGGCACGTCAGGCCGCCCGGCAAGCTCCACGACCTTTAATGCGTTCTTCGACGTCAGGGCGAGCGGCACGTTGCCGCCGACCGTGGTGATGCCGACCACGTCGAGTTCGGCCGGAGATCCCAGTGCGAAGAGGATGGCGAACGCGTCGTCCTGGCCCGGATCGGTGTCGATGATGATCTTGCGTGGTGCCATGTTTCAGCGCTCTTCCTTTTGCGGTCGAAAGCCTATTGATGAGGCCGTTCGGATGTGTAGAAATACAGTACTGTATCTTATGTTCAAGACAGGGTGTTCGAAAATGGATGCACAAGCGCGCGGCGATTTTTCCGAAATCCCGATCCTCGACGTGTCGGCGCTCTACGGTGGCGACGAAGGCGCGATCCGCGAGACGGCGGCGACGCTGCGCCGCTATCTCGAGACGATCGGGTTCCTCTATGTCACCGGTCATCCCATTCCGCGCGCCGATGTCGAAGCCGTCCGCGAAGCCAGCAAGCGCTTCTTTGCCTTGCCGGAGGAGGAAAAGCTCAAGCTGAAGATCGACCGGAATTTCCGCGGCTATCTGCCCTTCGCCGGCTCGACCATCGTAACCTCCTCCGTGGCGACGGTCAGCAAGCCGAACCAGAGCGAATCGATCTTCTTCATGCACGAGGTCGGCGCCGACGATCCCAGGGCTCTGGCCGAAAAGCCCTTGCAAGGCCCCAACCAGTGGCCGGACGAGACAGCGCTGGCGGGCTTCCGGCAGACGATCGATCGCTATGTCGAGGAGATGGGTACGCTGGCGCGCAAGATGGTCCGCGCCATCGCGCTCTCGCTCGGGCTGCCCTCCGACAGCCTCGACCGCTATTTCGAGCAGCCGACGACCTTTCTGCGCCTCCTGCATTATCCGACGCAGCCCCAGGAAGAAGGCCTCTTCGGCTCGGCGCCGCACACCGACTACGGCTTCATCACCTTGCTGGCGCAGGACAATGTCGGCGGCCTGGAGGTCAAGAACAAGGCTGGCGACTGGGTTCCGGCACCTCCGGTCCCGGACTCCTTCGTGATGAATGTCGGCGACATCCTGGCGCGCTGGTCGAACGACCAGTTCGTCTCGACGCCGCACCGTGTCATCAACCGGTCGGGACGCGAGCGCTATTCGCAGCCCTTCTTCTTCGATCCATCCATGGACGAGACGATCGAAGCGCTGCCGGTCTGCGTGCCGGCCGGCACGCACCCGAAATACGGGCCGGTGCTCTACGGCGACTATCTGATGGAGCGCATCGACAAGAACTATCACTATCGCAAGAAGAAGGCGGCGGAAGCGACCGGCGCCTGAGCAGATGCCAAGCCCGAGCCGGCCCCGAACAGCGGCCAGCTCGAGCCTTCCCTGACAAAGTCAGGCCTTGCCTGACAAAGACTGCCAACACTGCCAACAAGGAAAAGAAAGGGGAACAGCAATGAATGCATATCTGCGAATGGCCAGTCTCACGCTGGCGATCTCCACTATCGCCTGGGGTGGGGTCTCCCGGGCCGCCGAGGTCCCGAAATCCACCGACGTCAAGCAGAGTGGAACGCTCGCCGTCGCCAACACGCTGGACTACGCGCCGTTCGAATATCTCGATGCCGATGGCAAGCAGACCGGCATCATCATCGAACTGGCCGGCGAGGTGGCCAAGCTCGTCGACGCCAAGCTCGACGTGCAGCGCACGCCATTTCCCTCGATGATACCGGGTCTGGCGGCGGGCCGTTTCAAGATCGCCTGGGAGACGTTTTCGGCAACGCCCGAGCGGTTGAAGCAGGTCGATTTCGTCATGTTCCTGAAGGCCGGCCTCGCCGTCTCTACATCGCCGGACAAGAAGGCCAACTTCAGCGGCGACACGCCGCTCTGCGGCAAGCGTGTCGGCGTCTCGGCCGGCAGCGCCTCGGATTTCCTGGTCGACAAGCTCGGCAAGGAGTGCATCGACAAGGGTCAGTCGGCCATCGAAAAATCGGTCTTCAACTCATCGACGGATATCGTCCAGGCCGTGCTGTCCGATCGTGTCGATGCCCGCATGGACGATGCGACCGCATCGAGCTATTTCGAGGTGACGAGCAAGGGTCAGCTGGTGGTCCTGCCGACGCTTTACGAGGTCGCGCCGCTCGGCATGGCGATCGCCAAGGACGACAAGGAAACCGCCGACATGATGGTGGGCGCGCTTTCCGAGCTGTTCAAGAACGGCACTTACAAGGCTATCCTGGAGAAGTACGGCATGGGCGTCTATGCCATCAAGGAACCCTACTTCGTCGGCACCATGGACGCGCTTCGCGCCGAATAGAAATTACCGGCGCCTGATGGTCCGTCAGGCGCCGGCCAGCGATCAGGAGACCAGCGATGGGCGTGGCCCACCCGACCGAGATCGGCGTCGAGCCAGCAGGTGTCGCCGCCGCCGTGTCGCGATTGACCGTCGTGCCGCAGCGCCGCTACGGCATCTGGGTCGGCACGGCGCTTGCGCTGCTGCTGGCGTTTGTGATCATTCGCGCCTTCGCCAGCAATCCGGCCTTCGCCTGGGGCACGGCCGCCGGCTACCTGTTCCATCCCTCGATCATGCGCGGCCTGGGCAACACGCTGATGCTCACCGTCATCATCATGGTGCTGGCGATCGTGGTCGGCACCGTCATTGCCATCATGCGGGTGTCGCCAAGCCCGGTGCTGCGCGCCTTCGCGGGTGTCTATGTCTGGTTCTTCCGCGGTGTCCCGGCCCTGATCCAGCTGATTTTCTGGTTCAACCTGTCGCTGCTGGTGCGCGAAATCTCGCTCACTTTGCCCTTCCTGGGCACGCTGTTTGCCGTGCGCACCAATGATTTCATGACGCCGTTCTTCTCGGCTGTCGTTGCGCTTTCGCTGTGCGAGGCCGGCTACATGGCCGAAATCGTCCGCGCCGGCATCAAGTCGGTGCCATCTGGCCAGTCGGAAGCGGCGAGCGCGCTCGGCATGCCCTACCGCATGATCCTGAAGCGCATCACCCTGCCGCAGGCCATGCGCTTCGTACTGCCGCCGACCGGCAATGAGGCGATCAACCTCCTGAAGATGACGTCGCTGGTGACGTTCATTGCCGTCGATGACCTGTTCTATACGGCGCAAAGCATCTATGCGCGCACCTTCGAGACGATCCCGCTCTTGATCGTGGTCGCCTTCTGGTACCTTGCGGTGGTCAGCATCATGTCTGTGGGACAGCATTTCCTGGAGCGCCATTTCGGCCGCAGCGACACGCGCCGCGAGCCCCTGACGATGCGCGCCCTGCGCAACGCCATCAGCCTGCGCGGCGTCGCCCGATGAGCGATGTGAAGTCAGAAAATCGCGCCCGCTTCGGCGTGCCGGCCAACTCCATGGTGTTCGCGCGCGGCGTACGCAAATCCTATGGCCCGCTCGAAGTCCTCAAGGGGGTCGACTTCGACGTGCCCGAGGGATCGGTGGCTTGCATCATCGGCCCGTCGGGATCCGGCAAGAGCACGTTCCTGCGCTGCATCAACCATCTGGAGAAACTCAGCGCCGGCATCCTGCTGGTGGACAGCCAGTTCGTCGGCTACGACCTCCAGGGCGACAAGCTTTACGAGGTCAAGGACGATCTCCTGTGCCGGCGCCGGGCAGAAATCGGCATGCTGTTCCAGTCGTTCAACCTGTTCTCGCATATGACGGTGATGGAAAACCTGATCGAAGCGCCGACGCAGGTGCGGCGCATTCCCGCCGATCAGGCCAAGGCCGAGGCTGAGGTGCTACTGCGGCGTGTCGGCCTCGCCGACAAGATCGACCGCTATCCGCGCGAACTGTCCGGCGGCCAGCAGCAGCGCGTTGCGATTGCGCGCGCCATGGCAATGAAGCCGAAGGTTCTGCTGTTCGACGAGCCGACATCGGCGCTCGATCCGGAACTGGTCGGCGAGGTGCTGCAGGTGATGCGCGACCTGGCCGAGAGCGGCATGACGATGGTCGTCGTCACCCACGAGATCGGCTTTGCTCGCGAGATCGGCGATCAGCTCGTCTTCATGGATGGCGGCGTGATCGTCGAACGTGGCGCGCCGCGCGAGATGATCGCCAACCCGAAATCGCCGCGAACCCGCGAGTTCCTGTCCCGGGTTCTGTGAGGTCTCCTTGTCGGGGCGCGGTTGCCACTTCTCGGAATCACGCCGCCAACGCCGCTGGACCCAGGCTGCGGATGATCTTGGCGAGTTCGACGCATTCGCCGTGGCGGGTATTGTTGCGCCGCCAGGCAAGGCAAATCATGCGTTGCGGCATCGGCTCCTGGAACGGCACGATCTTCAGGTCCGGGATGGTGCCCGCTGGCCCGGCCGCCATTTCGGGGACGAGCGTGACGCCGAGCCCATGCGCCACCATCTGCAAGAGCGTGGTCAGGCTGGTGGCGCCGTAGCTTGCCATCGCCACCGGGCGCACATTGCCGCAGACGGCCAGCGCCTGTTCGCGCAGGCAATGACCTTCCTCCAGCAGCATCAGCCTCTCCAGTGCCGGGCTCTCGGGCGGAACCGGCGGCGAGGCGAAGGCGGGATCGCCTGATGGCACGGCGAGGAAGAACCTGTCGGGAAACAATGCCTCGGTGGTCAGGCCGGGATGATCGAGCGGAAGCGCGGCAATGAAGGCGTCGAGCTTCCGCGATGCGGTGTCCTCGACCAGGGACGTGGTGACGGCCTCGCGCAGTTCGAGCAGCAAGGCCGGAAAGTGCTTTTTCAGCTCGGGCAGGGCGCGCGGCAAGAGATAGGGCGCGACGGTCGGGATGATGCCAAGGCGGAAGCGTCCCTCCATGGCCATGCGGCCGCGCCGGGCCGTCGTTTCGACGTCGCGTATGTCGGCCAGGATACGTTCGATGCGCGGCAAAAGCGCTGCCGCTTCGTCGGTCATCCGGACCGACTTGCCGCCACGTTCGAACAGCCGGCAATTCAGGCGCTGCTCCATCTCCGCGATCTGCGCGGACAGGGCCGGCTGGCTGACACCGGCAAGTTTCGCGGCACGCCCGAAATGCAGCGTCTGGGCCAGCACTTCGAAATAATGCATCTGGCGAACCGTCAATCCGATCATGCGGGCAATCTTATCATAAGGAAATCCTATCAAAACAAACAGGAAAGGCAATTTGTCTTTATCGGCAAGGCAGCCTAGTCTGGAACCATTCCAGATTGGTGCGGCCACTGGCTGCCCCCCAGAATCCTGGCAAAGATCAAACCTCGGCAAATCGGAGACGAACATGGACGCGAAAACCGACGACAACAGCGCGGGCAAATGCCCTGTTGCGCATGGATCCGCCGGCCGGACCAACCGTGACTGGTGGCCGAACCAGCTCGACCTCGGCGTTCTCCACCAGCAGTCGAACCTGTCGGACCCGATGGGCGAGGATTTCGACTACGCCAAGGAATTCGCGAGCCTCGATCTCGATGCGGTCATCCAGGACCTGCACAAGGTCATGACGGATTCGCAGGATTGGTGGCCGGCGGACTTTGGCCACTATGGCCCGCTTTTCATCCGCATGGCCTGGCACAGCGCCGGCACCTACCGCATCGGTGATGGCCGCGGCGGCGCCGGTGCCGGCCAGCAGCGTTTCGCACCGCTCAACAGCTGGCCGGATAATGCCAACCTCGACAAGGCGCGCCGGCTGCTTTGGCCGGTCAAGCAGAAATACGGCCGCAAGATCTCCTGGGCCGACCTGCTGATCCTCACCGGCAACGTCGCGCTGGAATCGATGGGCTTCAAGACCTTCGGCTTCGCCGGCGGCCGCGCCGACGTCTGGGAACCTGAGCAGGACGTGGACTGGGGTTCTGAAACCAAGTGGCTCGACGACCAGCGCTACTCCGGTGATCGCGAACTCCAGGGCCATCTCGGCGCCGTGCAGATGGGCCTGATCTATGTCAATCCGGAAGGCCCGAACGGCAAGCCCGATCCGCTGGCTTCGGCCCGCGACATCCGTGAAACTTTCGGCCGCATGGCCATGAATGACGAGGAAACCGTGGCGCTGATCGCCGGCGGCCACACTTTCGGCAAGACCCATGGCGCCGGCGATGCATCGCTGGTTGGTGCCGAGCCGGAAGGCGCCGGCATCGAGGCGCAGGGCCTCGGCTGGTCGAGCAAGTATGCCAGCGGGATTGCCGGCGACGCCATCACTTCGGGCCTCGAGGTGACCTGGACGACGACGCCGACCAAGTGGAGCAACAACTTCTTCGACAATCTGTTCAACTACGAATGGGAGCTGACGAAGAGCCCGGCGGGCGCCCATCAGTGGACGCCCAAGGGCGGCGCCGGTGCCGGCTCCGTGCCGGATGCGCACGACCCCTCGAAGCGCCGTGCGCCGGCCATGCTGACCACCGACCTCGCGCTGCGGGTCGATCCGGCCTACGAGAAGATCTCGCGGCGTTTCCATCAGCATCCAGACCAGTTCGCCGATGCCTTCGCCCGCGCATGGTTCAAGCTGACGCATCGCGACATGGGTCCGGTCGTGCGCTATCTCGGCCCGTTGGTGCCGAAGGAAGAACTGATCTGGCAGGATCCGATCCCCGCGATCGATCACGAACTGGTCAGCGAGCAGGATATCGCCTCGCTGAAGGGGAAGATTCTGGCCTCGGGCCTGTCGGTTTCCGAGCTCGTCTCGACCGCCTGGGCATCCGCCTCGACGTTCCGCAATTCCGACAAGCGTGGCGGCGCCAACGGCGCCCGTATCCGGCTGGCACCGCAGAAGGACTGGGACGTCAACCAGCCGGCTGAACTGTCGAAGGTGCTTGCCAAGCTCGAAGGCATCCAGAAGGAGTTCAACGCGGCGCAGACGGGCGAGAAGAAGATCTCGCTCGCCGACCTGATCGTCCTCGGCGGCGTCGCCGCGGTCGAGAAGGCGGCGAAGGACGGTGGCCATGAGACCAAGGTGCCGTTTACGCCCGGTCGCATGGACGCTTCGCAGGAGCAGACGGATGTCCACTCCTTTGCCGCGCTCGAGCCGAAAGTCGATGGCTTCCGCAACTATGTCAGGGGCAAGCAGCCGATGTCGGTCGAAGCCAT harbors:
- a CDS encoding ABC transporter substrate-binding protein; amino-acid sequence: MNAYLRMASLTLAISTIAWGGVSRAAEVPKSTDVKQSGTLAVANTLDYAPFEYLDADGKQTGIIIELAGEVAKLVDAKLDVQRTPFPSMIPGLAAGRFKIAWETFSATPERLKQVDFVMFLKAGLAVSTSPDKKANFSGDTPLCGKRVGVSAGSASDFLVDKLGKECIDKGQSAIEKSVFNSSTDIVQAVLSDRVDARMDDATASSYFEVTSKGQLVVLPTLYEVAPLGMAIAKDDKETADMMVGALSELFKNGTYKAILEKYGMGVYAIKEPYFVGTMDALRAE
- the katG gene encoding catalase/peroxidase HPI, with protein sequence MDAKTDDNSAGKCPVAHGSAGRTNRDWWPNQLDLGVLHQQSNLSDPMGEDFDYAKEFASLDLDAVIQDLHKVMTDSQDWWPADFGHYGPLFIRMAWHSAGTYRIGDGRGGAGAGQQRFAPLNSWPDNANLDKARRLLWPVKQKYGRKISWADLLILTGNVALESMGFKTFGFAGGRADVWEPEQDVDWGSETKWLDDQRYSGDRELQGHLGAVQMGLIYVNPEGPNGKPDPLASARDIRETFGRMAMNDEETVALIAGGHTFGKTHGAGDASLVGAEPEGAGIEAQGLGWSSKYASGIAGDAITSGLEVTWTTTPTKWSNNFFDNLFNYEWELTKSPAGAHQWTPKGGAGAGSVPDAHDPSKRRAPAMLTTDLALRVDPAYEKISRRFHQHPDQFADAFARAWFKLTHRDMGPVVRYLGPLVPKEELIWQDPIPAIDHELVSEQDIASLKGKILASGLSVSELVSTAWASASTFRNSDKRGGANGARIRLAPQKDWDVNQPAELSKVLAKLEGIQKEFNAAQTGEKKISLADLIVLGGVAAVEKAAKDGGHETKVPFTPGRMDASQEQTDVHSFAALEPKVDGFRNYVRGKQPMSVEAMLVDRAQLLSLTAPEMTVLVGGLRVLGANTGGSKHGVFTDRPGTLTNDFFVNLLSMSTVWDPAAGSVPGAEEVYEARDRKTKAVKWTGTRADLIFGSHAQLRALAEVYGSGDAGQKFVRDFVAAWTKVMNADRFDIAA
- a CDS encoding amino acid ABC transporter ATP-binding protein, yielding MVFARGVRKSYGPLEVLKGVDFDVPEGSVACIIGPSGSGKSTFLRCINHLEKLSAGILLVDSQFVGYDLQGDKLYEVKDDLLCRRRAEIGMLFQSFNLFSHMTVMENLIEAPTQVRRIPADQAKAEAEVLLRRVGLADKIDRYPRELSGGQQQRVAIARAMAMKPKVLLFDEPTSALDPELVGEVLQVMRDLAESGMTMVVVTHEIGFAREIGDQLVFMDGGVIVERGAPREMIANPKSPRTREFLSRVL
- a CDS encoding hydrogen peroxide-inducible genes activator, with protein sequence MIGLTVRQMHYFEVLAQTLHFGRAAKLAGVSQPALSAQIAEMEQRLNCRLFERGGKSVRMTDEAAALLPRIERILADIRDVETTARRGRMAMEGRFRLGIIPTVAPYLLPRALPELKKHFPALLLELREAVTTSLVEDTASRKLDAFIAALPLDHPGLTTEALFPDRFFLAVPSGDPAFASPPVPPESPALERLMLLEEGHCLREQALAVCGNVRPVAMASYGATSLTTLLQMVAHGLGVTLVPEMAAGPAGTIPDLKIVPFQEPMPQRMICLAWRRNNTRHGECVELAKIIRSLGPAALAA
- a CDS encoding amino acid ABC transporter permease, coding for MGVAHPTEIGVEPAGVAAAVSRLTVVPQRRYGIWVGTALALLLAFVIIRAFASNPAFAWGTAAGYLFHPSIMRGLGNTLMLTVIIMVLAIVVGTVIAIMRVSPSPVLRAFAGVYVWFFRGVPALIQLIFWFNLSLLVREISLTLPFLGTLFAVRTNDFMTPFFSAVVALSLCEAGYMAEIVRAGIKSVPSGQSEAASALGMPYRMILKRITLPQAMRFVLPPTGNEAINLLKMTSLVTFIAVDDLFYTAQSIYARTFETIPLLIVVAFWYLAVVSIMSVGQHFLERHFGRSDTRREPLTMRALRNAISLRGVAR